Proteins from a single region of Catenulispora acidiphila DSM 44928:
- a CDS encoding EAL domain-containing protein, which translates to MRSPSLLSGWPGRERRLLGILAAVLVVILAVFFSSSDTLRTTAWFALSVWTTAAMVVGIRANRPPYPLAWYLLAISAGLLTASNHTDFAYARHTLPNFADWLGLLGYPLALVGLRLIMKHRLVGRDSSATLDALIVVFAGAYAAWVYLVVPYYQDGGEPWDYRVIAILDPLGDLLLLGMLLRLIISPGARNAALWLLGAGSLFQTGADVVESVLRLNSSNWFGSHVGNLLLELAWLMFAACWVAASLVPSAHSLTRPVAETARDALPTAWSRPPRISPLVLAALVTPAINAVELAQGSLDTGWAGPVIGLGVYLMILARVAVMVRSHRQALARESILLAASEGLGVAAGRGQVAAALADGAAGLFAGRSAAHAVLVAVDGTEGVRVAAAGAVDGGAGDVRAHAPAALSGPDSASWRKMLTRVCTSAIVHAAEDDVPYSPALFDTDGEPEVRPAEPGSGPKHHPHFHTANVVHTADLPLPLARRLGPPEHAGVVPLDGATGMLVVAAAEEDLAVLGGALEILGRQASAALERIALSQEITRRDSEAYFRALVQNTSDTILIVDTGLTVRYASPSSTGLFGGRPLRDRPLTEVVGKVYAAEVAVRAADPTPQPPVRRDWEISADGGEPHEVEATIADLRAEPTVGGFVLSLHDVTTARGLERTLQRHAYRDPLTDLPNRLAFIRGLEDAVELASPSVSVTVMLLDLDRFREINDFHGREAGDEVLRDIAERIRSRLGPGDVLARTGGDEFAVLAVRRSDEAPILPIGMPGEDKPFYVGPIAVTTSGAVATCTVGASGASLLADAEMTLHAARGAGPNTWRAYDPRLRADLARSAARRSGLDRALAEGSFELYYQPIVWLDDGDIGGFEALVRWPQPDGTIIPPDEFIPLAEATGQILPLGRWILRTATDQAARWNVTRLAQGVAPVKISVNVSAHQLRDPGFPDEVGKALTDAGLDPAFLMVEATESSLIDRAGTALANLRTLTRSGVGVSLDDFGTGYSSLSYLRDLPVNTLKIDKAFVDGVPDEPRQTALVKGIIGIAKSLTLMVVAEGVETSQQRRALARMGADLGQGYLYARPMRVDEATKLMCAGHVKLPRGMAGPEDDGEDDADYTDYLEDDS; encoded by the coding sequence ATGCGATCACCGTCGCTGCTGTCGGGCTGGCCGGGGCGCGAACGGCGCCTGCTCGGCATCCTGGCCGCCGTGCTCGTGGTGATCCTGGCTGTGTTCTTCTCCTCCTCCGACACGCTGCGCACCACGGCATGGTTCGCGCTGTCCGTGTGGACCACCGCGGCGATGGTCGTGGGCATCCGCGCCAACCGCCCGCCCTACCCGCTCGCCTGGTACCTGCTGGCGATCTCCGCCGGGCTGCTGACGGCATCCAACCACACCGACTTCGCCTACGCCCGGCACACCCTGCCGAACTTCGCCGACTGGCTCGGACTGCTCGGCTATCCTCTGGCGCTGGTCGGGCTGCGGCTGATCATGAAGCACCGGCTGGTCGGCCGGGACTCCTCGGCGACGCTGGACGCGCTGATCGTGGTGTTCGCCGGCGCCTACGCGGCGTGGGTCTACCTGGTCGTGCCGTACTACCAAGACGGCGGGGAGCCCTGGGACTACCGGGTGATCGCCATCCTGGACCCGCTGGGCGACCTGCTGCTGCTGGGCATGCTGCTGCGGCTGATCATCTCCCCGGGAGCGCGCAACGCGGCGTTGTGGCTGCTCGGCGCGGGCTCGCTGTTCCAGACCGGCGCGGACGTCGTGGAGTCGGTGCTGCGCCTGAACTCCTCCAACTGGTTCGGCTCGCACGTCGGCAACCTGTTGCTGGAGCTCGCCTGGCTGATGTTCGCGGCCTGCTGGGTCGCCGCGTCGCTGGTGCCCTCGGCGCACAGTCTGACCAGACCCGTGGCCGAGACCGCGCGCGACGCCCTGCCGACCGCCTGGTCCCGGCCGCCCCGGATCTCCCCGCTGGTGCTGGCCGCGCTGGTGACGCCGGCCATCAACGCCGTCGAGCTGGCCCAGGGGAGCCTGGACACCGGCTGGGCCGGGCCGGTGATCGGGCTCGGGGTGTACCTGATGATCCTGGCGCGGGTCGCGGTGATGGTGCGCTCGCACCGGCAAGCGCTGGCGCGGGAGTCGATCCTGCTGGCCGCCAGCGAAGGGCTCGGGGTGGCCGCCGGGCGCGGGCAGGTGGCCGCGGCGCTGGCCGACGGAGCCGCCGGGCTGTTCGCCGGACGCTCGGCCGCGCACGCGGTGCTGGTCGCCGTGGACGGGACCGAGGGGGTGCGGGTGGCCGCCGCCGGAGCGGTGGACGGCGGCGCCGGGGACGTGCGGGCCCACGCCCCGGCGGCACTGTCCGGTCCGGACTCCGCGTCCTGGCGCAAGATGCTGACCAGGGTCTGCACCTCGGCGATCGTCCACGCCGCAGAGGACGACGTGCCTTACAGTCCCGCCCTCTTCGACACCGACGGCGAGCCGGAGGTGCGCCCCGCCGAGCCCGGGAGCGGGCCGAAGCACCACCCGCACTTCCACACCGCCAACGTGGTGCACACCGCCGACCTGCCGCTGCCGCTGGCCCGCCGGCTCGGACCGCCGGAACACGCCGGGGTCGTGCCGCTGGACGGCGCGACCGGCATGCTGGTCGTCGCCGCTGCCGAGGAGGACCTGGCGGTCCTCGGCGGAGCGCTGGAGATCCTGGGACGGCAGGCGTCCGCGGCGCTGGAGCGGATCGCGCTGAGCCAGGAGATCACGCGGCGGGACAGCGAAGCGTACTTCCGTGCCCTGGTGCAGAACACCTCGGACACGATCCTGATCGTCGACACCGGGCTGACCGTCCGCTACGCCTCGCCCTCCTCGACCGGGCTGTTCGGCGGCCGGCCGCTGCGGGACCGGCCGCTGACCGAGGTGGTCGGCAAGGTCTACGCCGCCGAGGTCGCGGTGCGCGCCGCCGACCCGACACCGCAGCCGCCGGTGCGCCGGGACTGGGAGATCTCGGCCGACGGCGGGGAGCCGCACGAGGTCGAGGCGACGATCGCCGACCTGCGCGCCGAGCCGACGGTCGGCGGCTTCGTGCTCTCGCTGCACGACGTGACCACCGCGCGCGGGCTGGAGCGCACGCTGCAGCGGCACGCCTACCGCGATCCGCTGACCGACCTGCCGAACCGGCTGGCGTTCATCCGCGGGCTGGAGGACGCGGTGGAGCTGGCCTCCCCGAGCGTGTCGGTGACGGTGATGCTGCTGGACCTGGACCGCTTCCGGGAGATCAACGACTTCCACGGCCGCGAGGCGGGCGACGAGGTCCTGCGGGACATCGCCGAGCGGATCAGGTCCCGGCTCGGGCCCGGCGACGTGCTGGCGCGCACCGGCGGCGACGAGTTCGCGGTGCTGGCCGTCCGGCGCAGCGATGAGGCACCGATCCTGCCGATCGGGATGCCCGGCGAGGACAAGCCGTTCTACGTCGGGCCGATCGCCGTCACCACCTCCGGCGCGGTCGCCACCTGCACCGTCGGCGCGAGTGGGGCGTCCCTGCTGGCGGACGCGGAGATGACGCTGCACGCCGCCCGCGGCGCCGGACCCAACACCTGGCGCGCCTACGACCCGCGGCTGCGCGCCGACCTGGCCCGCAGCGCCGCCCGCCGCTCCGGCCTGGACCGCGCGCTGGCCGAGGGCTCCTTCGAGCTCTACTACCAGCCGATCGTCTGGCTCGACGACGGCGACATCGGCGGCTTCGAGGCCCTGGTCCGCTGGCCGCAGCCGGACGGCACGATCATCCCGCCCGACGAGTTCATCCCCCTGGCCGAGGCGACCGGCCAGATCCTCCCCCTCGGCCGCTGGATCCTGCGCACCGCGACCGACCAGGCCGCCCGCTGGAACGTCACCCGTCTGGCCCAGGGCGTGGCTCCGGTGAAGATCTCCGTGAACGTCTCGGCACACCAGCTCCGCGACCCCGGCTTCCCCGACGAGGTCGGCAAGGCCCTGACCGACGCCGGCCTGGACCCGGCGTTCCTCATGGTGGAGGCGACGGAGAGCTCGCTGATCGACCGCGCGGGCACGGCCCTGGCGAACCTCAGGACACTGACACGCAGCGGCGTCGGCGTCTCCCTGGACGACTTCGGCACGGGATACAGCTCGCTGTCCTATCTCAGAGACCTGCCGGTCAACACCCTGAAGATCGACAAGGCCTTCGTCGACGGCGTCCCGGACGAGCCCCGCCAGACCGCGCTGGTGAAGGGCATCATCGGCATCGCGAAATCGCTGACGCTGATGGTCGTCGCCGAGGGTGTGGAGACCTCCCAGCAGCGGCGGGCCCTCGCGCGCATGGGCGCCGACCTCGGACAGGGGTATCTGTACGCGCGCCCGATGCGGGTGGACGAGGCCACGAAGCTGATGTGCGCGGGCCACGTGAAGCTGCCGCGCGGGATGGCGGGCCCGGAGGACGACGGCGAGGACGACGCGGACTACACGGACTACTTGGAGGACGACTCGTGA
- a CDS encoding penicillin acylase family protein yields MQTDDDLPEPAPAPDPSSEPEQTARRPRRRLRTLKIAAAVLAGLLVVAAGAGTWWLNTSLHASYPQTKGTLRVVGLQASVEVDRDAQGVPQLYASSSHDLFFAQGYVQAQDRFWQMDVYRHVTAGRLSEMFGSSQVDTDKFIRTMGWRDVAEQEYAGLSPETKAYANAYSDGVNAYLKDHKGSKASVEYAVLGLQTDYTPYAWTPIDSLSWLKALAWDLRDNMQSEIDRALSSQTVTKAQVDQLFPPYPSTHPTIVDQGAVVNGAFDQNATPTPDNPLSGAALPAAAASALANLSHTVSNLPAYLQPTVQGVGSNSWVVSGSLTTTGKPLLANDPHLAPQLPSIWYQMGLHCTTVDAACPYDVSGFTMPGTPGVVIGHTPTIAWGFTNGTEDVSDLVLEKVTGSTYEYDGHQVPLTVRQETIKVAGGKPVPITVRTTNQGPLVSDADKDIASAGNGYAVALRWTALSPGHTADALFALDRATDWTSFRAAAANFAVPSQNMIYADTSGNIGYQTPGQIPIRKNGDGRWPVPGWTDQYEWTGFIPFDQLPHVLNPTPGFVATANNPIIGSQYPYVLSEDFDYGYRANEITQRLQAATADGKKIDADGMRAIQSDTRNEFAAVLVPYLQRLPASSKKQTRAAAALFTGWDDTTFATSAAAAYFYEVWKFVCKDAFEAKLPSSVDVDGGDRWFAVATNLLPDASSFWWNGNRDALLAKAMDQASAELTSQQGSDVKKWQWGALHKLTPTNQTLGTGGPWFVKWLVNGDPVPVSGGSAVVDATGFDIAKDFSVDELPSMRMMVDLSHLDASTWVNLTGASGHVDDPHYLDQLRLWRTFRTLPWPSSRPAVLAATKDKLTLLP; encoded by the coding sequence ATGCAGACCGACGACGATCTCCCGGAACCGGCGCCCGCACCGGATCCGTCATCAGAGCCCGAGCAAACCGCCCGGCGCCCCCGCCGCCGTCTGCGCACGCTGAAGATCGCCGCCGCGGTCCTCGCCGGTCTGCTCGTCGTCGCGGCCGGCGCCGGAACCTGGTGGCTGAACACCTCCCTGCACGCCTCCTACCCGCAGACCAAGGGCACCCTCCGCGTCGTCGGCCTGCAAGCGAGCGTCGAAGTGGACCGCGACGCGCAAGGCGTCCCGCAGCTCTACGCCTCCTCCTCCCACGACCTCTTCTTCGCTCAGGGCTATGTCCAAGCCCAGGACCGCTTCTGGCAGATGGACGTCTACCGCCACGTCACCGCCGGCCGACTGTCCGAGATGTTCGGCTCCAGCCAGGTCGACACCGACAAGTTCATCCGTACCATGGGCTGGCGCGACGTCGCAGAGCAGGAATACGCCGGGCTGAGCCCGGAGACGAAGGCCTACGCGAACGCCTACTCCGATGGCGTGAACGCGTATTTGAAGGATCACAAGGGTTCCAAAGCGTCAGTCGAGTACGCGGTCCTGGGTCTGCAGACCGACTACACCCCCTACGCCTGGACCCCGATCGACTCGCTGTCCTGGCTCAAAGCGCTCGCCTGGGACCTGCGCGACAACATGCAGTCGGAGATCGACCGCGCCCTGTCCTCGCAGACGGTGACCAAGGCCCAGGTGGACCAGCTCTTCCCGCCCTACCCGAGCACGCATCCGACGATCGTGGATCAGGGTGCTGTCGTGAACGGCGCCTTCGACCAGAACGCGACACCCACGCCGGACAATCCGTTGTCCGGAGCGGCGCTCCCCGCGGCCGCAGCGAGCGCGCTGGCGAACCTGTCGCACACCGTCTCCAACCTGCCGGCGTACCTGCAACCGACCGTCCAAGGCGTCGGCTCCAACTCCTGGGTGGTCTCCGGCAGCCTGACGACCACCGGCAAGCCGTTGCTGGCCAACGACCCGCACCTGGCTCCGCAGCTGCCCTCGATCTGGTACCAGATGGGCTTGCACTGCACGACCGTGGACGCCGCCTGCCCCTACGATGTCTCCGGCTTCACCATGCCCGGCACACCCGGCGTGGTCATCGGCCACACGCCGACCATCGCCTGGGGCTTCACCAACGGCACCGAGGACGTCAGCGACCTGGTGCTGGAGAAGGTCACCGGCAGCACCTATGAATACGACGGCCACCAGGTCCCGTTGACCGTCCGCCAGGAGACCATCAAGGTCGCCGGCGGCAAACCCGTCCCGATCACCGTCCGCACCACGAATCAGGGCCCGTTGGTCTCCGACGCCGACAAGGACATCGCCAGTGCGGGCAACGGATACGCCGTGGCGCTGCGCTGGACCGCGCTGTCCCCCGGACACACCGCCGACGCGCTGTTCGCCCTGGACCGCGCGACCGACTGGACCTCGTTCCGAGCCGCCGCAGCGAACTTCGCCGTGCCCTCGCAGAACATGATCTACGCCGACACCTCCGGCAACATCGGCTACCAGACCCCCGGCCAGATCCCGATCCGCAAGAACGGCGACGGCCGCTGGCCGGTGCCGGGCTGGACAGACCAGTACGAGTGGACCGGCTTCATCCCCTTCGACCAGCTGCCGCACGTCCTGAACCCGACCCCCGGGTTCGTCGCCACCGCCAACAACCCGATCATCGGCTCGCAGTATCCGTATGTGCTGTCGGAGGACTTCGACTACGGGTACCGCGCGAACGAGATCACCCAACGCCTGCAAGCCGCCACCGCGGACGGCAAGAAGATCGACGCCGACGGCATGCGCGCGATCCAGTCCGACACCCGCAACGAGTTCGCCGCGGTGCTGGTGCCGTATCTGCAACGCCTGCCGGCGTCGTCGAAGAAGCAGACGCGGGCAGCGGCGGCTTTGTTCACCGGCTGGGATGACACGACCTTTGCCACCTCTGCCGCCGCCGCGTACTTCTACGAGGTCTGGAAGTTCGTCTGCAAGGATGCCTTCGAGGCGAAGCTGCCCTCCTCGGTCGACGTGGACGGCGGCGACCGCTGGTTCGCGGTGGCGACCAACCTCCTGCCGGACGCCTCCAGCTTCTGGTGGAACGGCAACCGGGACGCCTTGCTGGCCAAGGCGATGGACCAGGCATCGGCCGAGCTGACCTCGCAGCAGGGCTCTGATGTGAAGAAGTGGCAGTGGGGCGCGCTGCACAAGCTGACGCCGACCAACCAGACGCTGGGCACCGGCGGACCGTGGTTCGTCAAGTGGCTGGTGAACGGCGATCCGGTCCCGGTGTCCGGCGGCTCGGCGGTCGTCGACGCGACCGGCTTCGACATCGCCAAGGACTTCTCGGTCGACGAGCTGCCCTCGATGCGCATGATGGTGGACCTGTCGCATCTGGACGCCTCGACGTGGGTGAACCTCACCGGTGCGTCAGGGCACGTCGATGATCCGCACTATCTGGACCAGCTGCGCCTGTGGCGGACGTTCCGGACGCTGCCGTGGCCGTCTTCAAGGCCCGCGGTTCTGGCCGCGACCAAGGACAAGCTGACGCTCCTGCCGTAG
- a CDS encoding DUF1059 domain-containing protein encodes MTRKVADCRQFPSEMNCTLTISGEEQEVVDAAVMHAVAVHGETDTPEFREQLKTFLADEKVPVSH; translated from the coding sequence ATGACCCGCAAAGTCGCCGACTGCCGACAGTTCCCCAGCGAGATGAACTGCACGCTGACGATCTCCGGCGAGGAGCAGGAAGTCGTGGACGCCGCGGTGATGCACGCGGTCGCCGTCCACGGCGAGACCGACACCCCGGAGTTCCGCGAGCAGCTCAAGACGTTCCTGGCCGATGAGAAGGTACCGGTCAGCCACTAG
- a CDS encoding VOC family protein, whose product MLKWAWAFIDRPERVFEESARFWTAVTGTTLSARRGERGEFATLVPADRDADASLKLQGVLSGNGAHIDLEFDDFEKAVARAVDLGGTVVERDEVWAHVTSPSGYGLCVAAWNGARQVARPYVAPDGTRTRLDQVCIDIAPSALDTEVAFWGGVSGLRVVPSSRWAEFSWLEPVHGSPVEVLFQRIDEERPTSAHLDVSSTDADASRRRHESLGAEFVREGANWLVMRDPGGGTYCLIRREPEA is encoded by the coding sequence ATGCTGAAGTGGGCTTGGGCGTTTATTGACCGTCCGGAACGGGTGTTCGAGGAGAGTGCCCGGTTTTGGACCGCGGTCACCGGCACCACGCTGTCCGCGCGCCGCGGTGAGCGCGGCGAGTTCGCGACCCTGGTGCCGGCCGACAGGGACGCTGACGCGTCGCTGAAACTACAGGGCGTGCTGAGCGGGAACGGCGCGCACATCGACCTGGAATTCGACGACTTCGAGAAGGCCGTGGCGCGGGCCGTGGACCTCGGCGGCACGGTGGTCGAGCGCGACGAGGTGTGGGCGCATGTGACCTCGCCGAGCGGATACGGGCTCTGCGTCGCCGCCTGGAACGGCGCGCGGCAGGTGGCGCGTCCGTACGTGGCTCCGGACGGGACGCGGACCCGGCTGGACCAGGTGTGCATCGACATCGCGCCGTCCGCGCTCGACACGGAGGTCGCGTTCTGGGGCGGTGTCAGCGGCCTGAGAGTCGTGCCGAGCAGCCGGTGGGCGGAGTTCAGCTGGCTGGAACCGGTGCACGGGTCGCCGGTGGAGGTGTTGTTCCAGCGGATCGACGAGGAGCGGCCCACGTCGGCGCATTTGGACGTCAGCAGCACCGACGCCGATGCCAGCCGGCGCCGGCACGAGTCCCTCGGCGCGGAGTTCGTGCGCGAGGGGGCGAACTGGCTGGTGATGCGCGATCCCGGCGGCGGGACGTACTGCTTGATCCGGCGGGAACCAGAGGCCTGA
- a CDS encoding cupin domain-containing protein, producing the protein MTGLLHKSLDTPEETRPFEQNMGHLDLVAMDEGGFGRAVFEPGWRWSQHVKPIAHTDSCQAAHLGYCLSGHMHIAMDDGDQADIGPGEFLEIPPGHDAWVVGSEPCVMIDWQGYSDYAKEK; encoded by the coding sequence ATGACAGGACTCTTACACAAATCTCTCGACACGCCCGAGGAGACCCGTCCCTTCGAGCAGAACATGGGGCACCTGGACCTGGTCGCGATGGACGAGGGCGGTTTCGGCCGCGCCGTCTTCGAGCCGGGCTGGCGGTGGTCCCAGCATGTCAAGCCGATCGCCCACACCGACAGCTGCCAGGCCGCGCACCTGGGCTACTGCCTGTCCGGCCACATGCACATCGCCATGGACGACGGGGACCAGGCCGACATCGGACCCGGCGAGTTCCTCGAGATCCCGCCGGGCCACGACGCCTGGGTCGTCGGCAGCGAGCCCTGCGTCATGATCGACTGGCAGGGCTACTCCGACTACGCCAAGGAGAAGTGA
- a CDS encoding SAM-dependent methyltransferase has product MTNDAQDRPASQIDSSVPHSARIFNYWLGGKDNYPADRAAGDHFREVFPEIVDLARSGRQFLVRTVRHLTVETGVRQFLDVGTGLPTANNTHEIAQGIAPESRIVYVDNDPLVLAHAQALLVGTPEGATDYIEADLADPEEILSQAAKTLDLSEPVAIVLMGILAHIEDYDRALAIVRRLMDAVPSGSYLVIRDGTDTNDAYREAIGRYNQSGAVPYNLRSPEQIAGYLEGLDLVDPGLVPCPLWRPDPTDIGTPVELAVLGAIGRKP; this is encoded by the coding sequence CAGCAGCGTTCCGCACTCGGCCCGGATCTTCAATTACTGGCTCGGCGGCAAGGACAACTACCCTGCCGACCGTGCGGCCGGCGACCACTTCCGTGAGGTTTTCCCCGAGATCGTCGATCTGGCGCGCAGCGGGCGGCAGTTCCTCGTCCGCACCGTGCGCCACCTGACGGTCGAGACCGGGGTGCGCCAGTTCCTGGACGTCGGGACCGGCCTGCCCACGGCCAACAACACCCACGAGATCGCGCAGGGCATCGCCCCGGAATCGCGCATCGTGTACGTCGACAACGATCCGCTGGTCCTGGCGCACGCGCAGGCGCTGCTGGTCGGGACGCCCGAGGGCGCGACCGACTACATCGAGGCCGACCTCGCCGACCCCGAGGAGATCCTGAGCCAGGCGGCCAAGACCCTGGACCTGAGCGAACCGGTCGCGATCGTGCTGATGGGCATCCTGGCGCACATCGAGGACTACGACCGCGCGCTGGCGATCGTCCGCCGGCTGATGGACGCCGTCCCGTCCGGCAGCTACCTCGTCATCCGCGACGGCACCGACACCAACGACGCCTACCGGGAAGCCATCGGCCGCTACAACCAGAGCGGCGCGGTTCCCTACAACCTGCGCAGCCCGGAGCAGATCGCCGGCTACCTCGAGGGTCTGGACCTCGTGGACCCGGGACTGGTGCCCTGCCCGCTGTGGCGGCCGGACCCGACCGACATCGGGACCCCGGTGGAGCTGGCGGTGTTGGGCGCCATCGGTCGGAAGCCCTGA
- a CDS encoding GGDEF domain-containing protein: MSAERSGEGEPRSSPTTSKRPAVQPSAADRPTEPPPYDTEADRADRADRSDRPASDRSDRSDRPDRSVADQPFESSSKPPRAIHPPQLGGAHRFPKDPAGPAIRQRRFRRPHVRHTSVTTVWQQSEEESRQFATRFAGQLLVIGAALGTALTFLLSVQTGAFSVGWYVDVVTGAVAAAWGLVYILMPRPAPDAVLRATPAIAALLITFTLAFNHSNAVDGMLLLSWPLLFAAYLLPRRTAYWTLGIVAACLTVIFVAGTGPGRFAAWIETTTSMALTLVVILRVREQADRLKQALAEQASTDPLTGLSNRRAFDEALEREAARQRRTRAPLSLLAVDVDHFKKINDTWGHAAGDDTLAALGDLLPRLVRADDTVSRVGGEEFGVLLPDCPAPQARARADALRAEVWAASRGWSHPVTVSVGVATVPDSADALQDLVVAADMALYAAKESGRDRVRVAPLIRRRDELP; the protein is encoded by the coding sequence GTGAGCGCCGAGCGCTCGGGCGAGGGTGAGCCGCGGTCCTCGCCGACCACGAGCAAGCGCCCTGCCGTGCAGCCGTCCGCCGCCGATCGCCCGACCGAGCCGCCGCCGTACGACACCGAGGCCGACCGCGCCGATCGCGCTGATCGCTCCGATCGCCCCGCCAGCGACCGCTCCGACCGCTCCGACCGCCCCGACCGCTCAGTCGCCGACCAGCCTTTCGAATCCTCGTCCAAGCCGCCCCGCGCCATCCATCCCCCGCAGCTCGGCGGCGCGCACCGCTTTCCGAAGGATCCGGCCGGGCCGGCGATCCGGCAGCGGCGGTTCCGGCGTCCGCATGTGCGGCACACCTCGGTGACCACCGTCTGGCAGCAGAGCGAGGAGGAGTCTCGGCAGTTCGCCACCCGGTTCGCCGGGCAGTTGCTGGTCATCGGTGCCGCGCTGGGTACCGCCCTGACATTCCTGCTCAGCGTACAAACCGGCGCCTTCTCCGTCGGGTGGTACGTAGATGTCGTGACCGGCGCCGTGGCGGCGGCGTGGGGGCTCGTCTACATCCTGATGCCGCGTCCGGCACCGGATGCCGTTCTGCGCGCCACGCCTGCGATCGCCGCGCTGCTGATCACGTTCACGCTCGCGTTCAACCACAGCAACGCCGTCGACGGCATGCTCCTGCTCAGCTGGCCGCTGCTGTTCGCCGCGTACCTGCTGCCTCGGCGCACCGCCTACTGGACGCTGGGCATCGTCGCGGCGTGTCTGACCGTCATCTTCGTCGCCGGGACCGGGCCGGGACGGTTCGCCGCGTGGATCGAGACCACCACGTCGATGGCGCTGACGCTGGTGGTCATCCTGCGGGTGCGGGAGCAGGCCGACCGGCTCAAACAGGCGCTGGCCGAGCAGGCCAGCACCGATCCGCTGACCGGGCTGAGCAACCGGCGCGCGTTCGACGAGGCGTTGGAGCGCGAGGCCGCGCGGCAGCGGCGGACCCGCGCGCCGCTGTCGCTGCTGGCGGTGGACGTCGACCACTTCAAGAAGATCAACGACACCTGGGGGCACGCCGCCGGCGACGACACCCTCGCCGCGCTCGGCGACCTGCTCCCGCGCCTGGTGCGCGCCGACGACACGGTCAGCCGCGTCGGCGGCGAGGAGTTCGGCGTCCTGCTGCCCGACTGCCCGGCGCCGCAGGCCAGAGCGCGCGCCGACGCCCTGCGCGCCGAGGTCTGGGCCGCCTCGCGCGGCTGGTCTCATCCGGTGACGGTCAGCGTGGGCGTGGCGACCGTCCCGGACTCCGCCGACGCGTTGCAGGATCTGGTCGTCGCCGCCGACATGGCGCTGTACGCGGCCAAGGAGTCCGGACGCGACCGGGTCCGCGTCGCGCCGCTGATCCGCCGCCGCGACGAGCTGCCCTGA